A DNA window from Agarivorans sp. TSD2052 contains the following coding sequences:
- a CDS encoding DUF2160 domain-containing protein, which yields MNWMAWTTPSALFFTGIGCILFAMTCWELKSPCVARKGFLPITTTRGDRLFIGLLTSAFIHLGFIGMTELSIWLPFSVAVVWLIIVMKWG from the coding sequence ATGAATTGGATGGCATGGACTACTCCATCAGCATTATTTTTTACCGGCATTGGTTGCATTTTATTTGCCATGACCTGCTGGGAATTAAAGAGCCCTTGTGTAGCAAGAAAAGGGTTTTTACCGATCACTACCACCCGTGGTGATCGATTGTTTATTGGTTTATTGACCAGCGCGTTTATTCACCTTGGCTTTATTGGGATGACTGAACTGAGCATCTGGTTGCCGTTTTCGGTAGCGGTGGTGTGGCTGATTATTGTAATGAAATGGGGGTGA
- a CDS encoding carbohydrate ABC transporter permease, which translates to MNIKKTLGMSLYILFLLLPIYWLVIMSFKGNQEILGGLSFWPEHFTVANYVTIFSDASWYMGYVNSIYYVSLNMVITLAVALPAAYAFSRFRFIGDKHLFFWLLTNRMAPPAVFLLPFFQLYSSVGLFDTHIAVALAHCLFNVPLAVWILEGFMSGVPREIDETAYIDGYSFPRFFAKIFIPLIRSGIGVTAFFCFMFSWVELLLARTLTSVDAKPIAAVMTRTVSASGIDWGVLAAAGVLTILPGVLVIWFVRNHVAKGFALGRV; encoded by the coding sequence ATGAATATCAAAAAAACACTGGGAATGAGCCTATACATATTGTTCCTACTGTTACCCATTTATTGGCTAGTGATTATGTCGTTCAAGGGTAATCAAGAAATTTTGGGTGGCTTAAGTTTTTGGCCTGAACATTTCACCGTAGCCAACTACGTGACCATTTTCAGCGATGCCAGCTGGTATATGGGTTACGTTAATTCGATTTACTACGTGTCGCTGAATATGGTGATCACCTTGGCGGTGGCTTTGCCAGCGGCTTATGCCTTTTCGCGATTTCGCTTTATTGGTGATAAGCACTTGTTCTTTTGGCTGCTTACTAACCGTATGGCACCACCGGCGGTATTTTTGCTGCCGTTTTTCCAGCTTTATTCTTCGGTGGGTTTATTCGATACCCACATTGCGGTGGCCTTGGCGCACTGTTTATTTAATGTGCCATTAGCGGTGTGGATTTTGGAAGGATTTATGTCGGGCGTACCCAGAGAAATTGATGAAACCGCCTACATAGACGGTTATAGCTTCCCCCGCTTTTTTGCCAAAATTTTTATCCCACTTATTCGCTCGGGCATTGGGGTTACGGCTTTCTTCTGCTTCATGTTTAGTTGGGTAGAGTTGCTATTAGCCAGAACGCTTACCTCGGTAGATGCTAAACCGATTGCTGCAGTCATGACCCGCACCGTGAGTGCCTCGGGGATTGATTGGGGCGTATTAGCTGCGGCAGGGGTATTAACCATTTTACCCGGCGTATTGGTTATTTGGTTTGTAAGAAACCATGTGGCAAAAGGTTTTGCCCTCGGACGGGTATAG
- a CDS encoding carbohydrate ABC transporter permease — MIKPYTNKAWYLVLPVFALVAFSAIIPLMTVVNYSIQDIFDANTRYFVGTEWYREILNDTRLHDSLLRQFIFSGSVLLIEIPLGILVALMMPARGPGSVACLLTLALPLLVPLNVVGTIWQIFGRADIGLFGWALNSLGIDYNYASNPMDAWFTVLLMDVWHWTSLVALLCYSGLRAIPDAYYQAARIDRASNWAVFRFIQLPKLKNVLLIGVLLRFMDSFMIYTEPFVLTGGGPGNSTTFLSQTLTKMAVGQFDIGPAGAFSIIYFLIILLVSWLFYTAMTHNDGK, encoded by the coding sequence ATGATTAAACCCTATACCAATAAGGCGTGGTACTTGGTATTGCCAGTGTTTGCGCTGGTTGCCTTTAGCGCCATTATCCCCTTAATGACGGTAGTGAATTACTCCATTCAAGACATTTTTGATGCCAATACGCGTTATTTTGTGGGCACTGAGTGGTACCGAGAAATCCTTAACGATACGCGCTTGCATGATTCACTGTTACGCCAATTTATTTTCTCTGGCTCGGTGCTGTTAATCGAAATTCCTCTAGGTATTTTGGTGGCATTAATGATGCCGGCTCGAGGCCCTGGCTCGGTGGCATGTTTGCTCACCTTAGCGCTGCCTTTGCTGGTGCCACTTAACGTGGTGGGCACCATTTGGCAGATCTTTGGTCGAGCTGATATTGGCTTATTTGGTTGGGCGCTTAATAGCTTGGGTATTGACTACAACTATGCCTCTAATCCGATGGATGCGTGGTTTACCGTATTGCTCATGGATGTATGGCACTGGACCTCGCTAGTGGCCTTGCTGTGTTATTCAGGCTTGCGTGCGATTCCTGATGCTTATTATCAAGCGGCCCGTATTGACCGCGCTTCAAACTGGGCTGTATTTCGCTTTATTCAATTACCGAAGCTAAAAAATGTGCTGCTGATTGGTGTACTGCTGCGCTTTATGGACAGCTTCATGATTTATACCGAGCCCTTTGTGCTTACCGGTGGTGGCCCAGGTAACTCAACCACTTTCTTAAGCCAAACCCTAACCAAAATGGCTGTAGGCCAATTTGATATCGGTCCGGCTGGGGCGTTCTCGATCATTTACTTTTTAATCATCTTGTTAGTCAGTTGGCTGTTCTACACCGCCATGACCCATAACGACGGTAAGTAA
- a CDS encoding ABC transporter ATP-binding protein — MAEIQLKSLAHCYDKNAEQPQYAIREMNHVWHKGGAYALLGPSGCGKSTLLNIISGLLEPSDGEVLFDGVRVNDIPPQERNIAQVFQFPVVYDTMTVYDNLAFPLRNMGASKAKVQSKVGEIAEILELTAVLNKKAANLSADEKQKVSMGRGLVRDDVSAILFDEPLTVIDPHLKWKLRRKLKQIHEQFNITMVYVTHDQLEASTFADKIAVMYNGQVVQFGTPRELFEQPNHTFVGYFIGSPGMNLLEVERCEQGVCFGEQKIALSHNELAAVNATTSTNLKAGIRPEFVHVWDKPNGNAYQAEVLFVEDLGTYKILSLQLGEQVIKARLQEDQRVPQQLAYISFPEQWLMLYIDEYLVAKEDNHD; from the coding sequence ATGGCTGAGATCCAACTCAAATCACTGGCTCACTGCTATGACAAAAATGCCGAGCAGCCGCAATACGCTATACGAGAAATGAACCACGTATGGCACAAAGGCGGAGCCTATGCCCTGTTGGGGCCATCGGGTTGTGGCAAGTCAACCTTGTTAAATATTATTTCAGGTTTGTTAGAGCCATCAGACGGTGAGGTATTGTTTGATGGAGTGCGAGTGAATGACATTCCACCGCAAGAGCGCAACATTGCCCAAGTGTTTCAGTTCCCCGTGGTGTACGACACCATGACCGTATATGACAACCTCGCTTTCCCGCTGCGTAACATGGGCGCGAGTAAGGCCAAGGTGCAATCAAAGGTGGGTGAAATTGCCGAAATCCTTGAGCTTACCGCGGTACTCAATAAAAAAGCCGCCAACCTGAGTGCCGATGAAAAACAAAAAGTCTCTATGGGGCGGGGCTTGGTGCGAGATGATGTATCCGCCATTTTGTTTGATGAGCCACTTACGGTTATCGACCCGCATTTAAAATGGAAGCTACGCCGAAAGCTTAAGCAAATTCACGAGCAGTTCAACATAACCATGGTCTACGTGACCCACGATCAACTTGAAGCCTCTACCTTCGCCGACAAAATTGCGGTGATGTACAACGGCCAAGTGGTGCAATTTGGCACGCCCCGAGAGCTGTTTGAGCAACCTAACCATACCTTTGTGGGGTATTTCATCGGTAGCCCCGGCATGAACCTGCTGGAGGTTGAGCGTTGCGAGCAAGGTGTGTGTTTTGGCGAGCAAAAGATAGCCCTTAGTCATAATGAGCTGGCCGCGGTTAACGCCACTACCTCAACCAACCTAAAGGCGGGTATTCGCCCCGAGTTTGTGCATGTATGGGACAAACCCAATGGTAATGCATATCAAGCCGAAGTGCTGTTTGTTGAAGATTTGGGTACTTATAAAATTCTCAGTTTACAGCTGGGAGAGCAGGTTATTAAGGCTCGCCTGCAAGAAGACCAAAGAGTACCGCAGCAACTTGCTTACATCAGCTTTCCTGAACAATGGCTGATGTTATACATCGACGAATACTTGGTGGCCAAGGAAGATAATCATGATTAA
- a CDS encoding ABC transporter ATP-binding protein gives MSLTLENVTRMVDGQYYINKASLNFEPGSFNVLLGRTLSGKTSLMRLMAGLDKPNSGRVLMNGLDVTGVSVQERNVSMVYQQFINYPNMTVYDNIASPLRLAKESEATIKKRVMETAEMLRITDYLSRLPLALSGGQQQRTAMARALVKDADIILFDEPLVNLDYKLREELRQEMRDLFAQRNTIAIYATTEPNEALALGGTTTILHEGCVVQSGPTAETYHSPCNVTAAALFNEPPINLISGKMSTTEVTFDDKVHFPLNADLKALGEGDYQFGIRPSHLSLLPKNDDDLEISVQVELAEISGSETFLHVRNEHFQLVLHLSGVHSYQVDEKIKIYVPTHKLHVFDQAGQLIQASSRRIEDHYHG, from the coding sequence ATGTCACTGACATTGGAAAATGTAACAAGGATGGTTGATGGCCAATACTACATAAATAAAGCCAGCCTCAATTTTGAGCCGGGTTCGTTTAATGTATTACTTGGTCGCACCCTGTCGGGTAAAACCAGTTTGATGCGATTAATGGCCGGATTAGATAAACCTAACTCTGGTCGTGTGCTGATGAATGGTTTAGACGTCACTGGCGTGTCGGTACAAGAACGTAATGTATCGATGGTTTATCAGCAGTTCATTAACTACCCCAATATGACGGTGTACGACAATATTGCCTCGCCATTGCGTTTGGCTAAAGAATCAGAAGCCACCATTAAGAAGCGGGTAATGGAAACCGCCGAGATGTTGCGGATTACCGATTATCTTTCACGCTTGCCTTTAGCGCTTTCTGGCGGTCAGCAGCAACGAACCGCGATGGCTCGAGCGTTGGTAAAAGATGCCGATATCATTTTATTTGATGAGCCCTTAGTTAACTTAGATTACAAGCTGCGTGAAGAGTTACGTCAAGAAATGCGAGACTTGTTTGCACAGCGTAACACCATCGCGATTTACGCGACCACAGAGCCCAACGAAGCCTTAGCGCTGGGTGGCACCACCACCATATTGCATGAGGGCTGTGTGGTGCAAAGTGGTCCCACCGCAGAAACTTATCATTCGCCTTGCAACGTAACAGCCGCCGCGTTGTTTAACGAGCCGCCAATTAATTTGATTAGCGGAAAAATGAGCACCACTGAAGTGACCTTTGATGACAAGGTGCACTTCCCACTAAATGCCGATCTTAAAGCCTTGGGCGAAGGCGATTACCAGTTTGGTATTCGCCCTAGCCATTTAAGCTTACTCCCTAAAAATGATGATGACCTAGAGATTTCAGTGCAGGTGGAACTCGCCGAAATTTCGGGCTCAGAAACCTTCTTACATGTACGTAACGAGCATTTTCAATTAGTGCTGCATCTCTCTGGCGTGCATTCCTACCAGGTGGACGAAAAAATTAAAATTTATGTGCCTACCCACAAGCTGCATGTATTTGACCAAGCAGGGCAACTCATTCAGGCCTCGAGCCGCCGCATAGAGGATCATTATCATGGCTGA
- a CDS encoding sigma-54-dependent Fis family transcriptional regulator produces MMSEKSQWYLEHEALIKHSWQRCRESGLTHHSEPELEHKSVGDLSCLLEQHHQLLETTHHQVLPYYENLLANSNSQVMLADHQGYVLKSWGEQRFKQQHHEIFSPGTGWQEPVLGTNAIGTAIKTGSVVQIHHDEHFLVANRFMTGSAAPIYGVDREMVGVIDISSDTYLPESHTLGMVKIMSQAVENQLIISHFNNEHFLLRFNTSPENIDSQWSALIVFDETGLVISANRRAELVLATDLKLVNISELFDVSVGQLINQPESFQVPLLTRQQFRVHGILHKPKQAKPRVLDFRTLLNSNSTAKPQHRSEKQSFLLDDLSLGDPVMAKAVAQSKRIVDKDIPILIRGETGVGKEVFVKALHQSSQRSKQNMVTVNCAAIPQELVESELFGYEKGAFTGSSSKGYIGLIRKADKGTLFLDEIGDMPLNVQARLLRVLQERRVNPLGSTESYPVDFKLVSATNRNLKDDVEAGSFRQDLYYRVSGLNIELPALRHRSDRQHLIQFLLNYYAESPQDALITERAMHSFCQHPWPGNIRQLVSVIQIAQAMSDNQAIDLPHLPDDFFADLASKATNVEAFTPSVAPLNNEADTHKTATNDDIVALYQSLSCNISKTAQQLGVSRNTVYKRLRESGYK; encoded by the coding sequence ATGATGAGCGAAAAATCGCAGTGGTATTTGGAGCATGAAGCCTTAATTAAACATTCTTGGCAGCGCTGCCGTGAGTCAGGCCTAACCCATCACAGTGAGCCCGAGCTTGAGCATAAATCTGTCGGAGATCTATCTTGTTTACTGGAACAACATCATCAATTACTCGAAACCACTCATCACCAAGTCTTGCCCTATTACGAAAACTTATTAGCCAATAGTAACAGTCAAGTGATGCTGGCAGACCATCAAGGTTACGTGCTAAAAAGCTGGGGTGAACAACGATTTAAACAACAACACCACGAGATATTTTCCCCTGGCACTGGCTGGCAAGAGCCGGTGTTAGGCACCAATGCCATTGGTACAGCCATAAAAACCGGTAGTGTGGTACAAATTCATCACGACGAACACTTCTTAGTCGCTAATCGCTTTATGACTGGCTCAGCTGCACCTATATACGGTGTAGATAGGGAGATGGTCGGGGTGATTGATATATCCAGTGATACCTACTTACCTGAGTCTCATACTTTGGGCATGGTAAAAATCATGTCGCAGGCAGTTGAAAACCAACTGATTATATCTCATTTCAATAATGAACACTTTTTGCTTCGGTTTAATACCAGCCCAGAAAACATTGATAGCCAGTGGTCTGCACTGATCGTTTTTGACGAAACAGGTTTGGTTATCTCAGCCAACCGGCGCGCTGAGTTAGTATTGGCGACCGACTTAAAGTTAGTGAATATCAGTGAGCTTTTTGATGTGAGCGTTGGTCAATTAATTAACCAACCGGAGAGCTTTCAAGTTCCCTTGTTAACCCGTCAACAGTTCCGAGTTCATGGTATTTTACACAAGCCTAAACAAGCCAAACCACGAGTACTCGACTTTAGAACTCTGCTAAACAGTAACTCGACCGCCAAGCCGCAACATCGTTCTGAAAAACAATCCTTCTTGCTAGATGATTTAAGCTTAGGTGACCCGGTAATGGCCAAAGCCGTCGCGCAAAGTAAACGCATTGTAGACAAAGACATCCCCATTCTCATTCGCGGAGAAACCGGTGTTGGTAAAGAAGTGTTTGTCAAAGCGCTACATCAATCGAGTCAACGCAGTAAACAGAATATGGTAACGGTAAACTGCGCAGCTATTCCGCAAGAATTGGTTGAATCAGAACTATTTGGCTATGAAAAAGGGGCTTTCACTGGTTCTAGCAGCAAGGGCTATATTGGCCTAATTCGCAAGGCCGACAAAGGCACCCTATTTTTAGATGAAATTGGCGACATGCCACTTAACGTGCAGGCGCGATTACTGCGTGTATTACAAGAGCGTCGAGTTAATCCCTTAGGCAGTACAGAGTCTTATCCAGTGGACTTTAAACTGGTATCGGCTACCAACCGCAATCTAAAAGACGACGTAGAAGCGGGTAGTTTTCGCCAAGATTTATATTACCGAGTAAGCGGTTTAAACATCGAACTGCCAGCCTTACGCCATCGTAGTGACCGCCAACACCTGATCCAGTTTTTACTTAATTACTACGCCGAATCCCCGCAAGATGCGCTGATCACCGAGCGGGCAATGCATAGCTTTTGTCAGCATCCCTGGCCGGGTAACATTCGTCAGTTAGTCAGTGTGATTCAAATTGCTCAAGCCATGTCAGACAATCAAGCGATTGACTTACCTCACTTACCCGACGACTTCTTTGCTGATTTAGCCAGCAAAGCCACGAATGTTGAAGCGTTTACTCCTTCGGTTGCGCCACTTAATAATGAGGCAGACACTCATAAAACCGCCACCAATGATGACATCGTAGCGCTATACCAATCACTGTCGTGCAACATATCTAAAACCGCACAACAGCTTGGTGTGAGCCGTAATACCGTGTACAAGCGTTTGCGAGAAAGTGGTTACAAATAG
- a CDS encoding DUF4962 domain-containing protein: MSVGMNKPLAQSIKLSFLALPLLLSACAGGDEESAAFVSEPAVVAKSLSLDEGNTHLVEGDTSQLQINIEYENGTSKRLAASDISWACDSSAVNINNKSFLTAYEVGEATCTVTWEKLNLAVGFTVSAEQILVDYIAILPQGSLVMPLATKQSIQLIGYFSDGSSEASPSDSQFSCDSDVVSVDAKNVLTSNSVGQATCTATWQGKSSDLLVTVLAPSADNHKLSLSFLDHLRYSDKDYSRFSAWVDQAVAGNPGYGFSPVDAVYMFYLTQDKKYIDLAIEDVEAQVVAAEQKMAENDKPKTSFDSYLYVGDFISELAYTYDYGYDLLTESQRTRWRNYAEQAIWNVWNHKDAQWAGNAFPWSGWATTNPGNNYHFSFLKATMTWALVDENETWLALLNDDKLPKLVEYFAQFEGGGSREGTGYGVAQGKLFELYLIWRDSVGVDLSAESQHTKQTIDYWIHATTPGLENFAPIGDQSRVSFPVFFDYHENLVHRAASLNIGSDEAKRGKWWLDNNSVEQIRYGFNLHTTLLQQELNELVPSDLIYHATSAGHIFVRSSWNDDATWLSAVAGIYDESHAHQDQGAFSLFKDEWLAVTQNIWSHSGIHQESAVHNIIRFEEAGEIIPQKRGTEASMTYSVDGADTTINMDLSQIYPAYDSITSWQREIRFSDRQVVVSDQCVVANTVSAIWQINLPVEPIVQANGSILAGNLLITPISPAKPSVKIVNWQDVDAKEYLEPRYKLELESADCSYQVQLDIVN, translated from the coding sequence ATGAGTGTTGGAATGAACAAGCCTTTGGCTCAATCTATCAAGCTAAGCTTTTTGGCTTTGCCGTTGTTATTGAGTGCCTGTGCTGGCGGTGATGAAGAGTCCGCAGCGTTTGTTTCTGAACCAGCGGTTGTAGCTAAAAGCCTTAGCCTAGATGAAGGTAATACGCACTTAGTTGAGGGCGACACCAGCCAATTACAGATAAATATCGAATATGAGAATGGTACGAGCAAGCGTCTAGCAGCTTCTGACATTAGTTGGGCATGTGACTCATCAGCGGTGAACATAAATAACAAGAGCTTTTTAACGGCTTATGAAGTCGGTGAAGCGACATGTACCGTGACTTGGGAAAAGTTAAACCTAGCGGTAGGTTTTACGGTAAGCGCGGAACAAATTTTGGTGGATTATATCGCCATTTTGCCGCAAGGATCGTTGGTTATGCCTTTGGCTACCAAGCAAAGTATTCAACTTATTGGCTATTTTTCAGATGGCTCAAGTGAAGCATCTCCGAGTGATAGTCAGTTTAGTTGTGATAGCGATGTAGTAAGTGTTGATGCCAAAAATGTACTCACCAGTAACAGTGTCGGGCAGGCAACTTGCACCGCTACGTGGCAAGGAAAGAGCAGCGACTTATTGGTTACTGTGCTTGCGCCATCAGCAGATAACCATAAACTTTCTTTATCTTTTCTCGACCATTTACGTTACTCCGATAAAGATTACAGCCGTTTTTCTGCTTGGGTTGATCAAGCGGTAGCAGGTAACCCCGGTTATGGCTTTTCTCCTGTTGATGCTGTCTATATGTTCTACCTCACTCAAGATAAAAAATATATCGATCTAGCGATTGAGGATGTGGAAGCTCAGGTTGTTGCGGCTGAACAAAAGATGGCCGAGAACGACAAACCAAAAACCAGCTTTGACTCTTACTTATATGTTGGTGATTTCATCTCTGAGTTAGCCTATACCTACGATTATGGTTATGACTTACTCACCGAAAGTCAAAGAACACGTTGGAGAAACTACGCCGAACAAGCTATCTGGAATGTGTGGAATCATAAAGACGCTCAGTGGGCGGGGAACGCTTTCCCATGGAGCGGTTGGGCTACGACTAATCCCGGTAATAACTATCACTTTAGTTTTTTGAAAGCGACCATGACTTGGGCCTTAGTTGATGAAAATGAGACTTGGTTAGCGCTGCTAAACGATGACAAATTACCTAAGTTGGTTGAGTACTTTGCTCAATTTGAAGGAGGAGGTAGCCGAGAGGGCACCGGTTATGGTGTCGCTCAGGGTAAACTATTTGAGCTTTATCTTATCTGGCGTGATTCGGTCGGTGTTGATTTGTCTGCAGAGTCACAGCATACCAAACAGACTATCGATTATTGGATCCATGCTACAACGCCAGGTCTAGAAAACTTTGCGCCAATAGGCGACCAATCTCGAGTCTCATTTCCGGTTTTCTTTGATTACCATGAAAATCTAGTGCACCGTGCGGCATCACTGAACATTGGTAGCGATGAAGCTAAACGTGGTAAGTGGTGGTTAGACAATAATTCTGTAGAGCAAATACGCTACGGCTTTAATTTGCATACCACCTTGTTGCAGCAAGAACTAAATGAGTTGGTCCCCAGTGATTTGATTTACCATGCAACCAGTGCAGGACACATATTTGTTCGCTCTTCTTGGAATGATGATGCGACTTGGTTATCTGCAGTGGCTGGCATCTATGATGAGTCTCATGCTCATCAAGACCAAGGCGCATTTAGCCTGTTCAAAGATGAGTGGTTAGCGGTTACCCAAAATATTTGGTCGCACAGCGGTATTCATCAAGAAAGCGCAGTACACAACATTATACGCTTTGAAGAAGCGGGTGAAATTATTCCCCAAAAACGGGGTACCGAAGCCAGCATGACTTACAGCGTTGATGGCGCAGACACCACCATTAACATGGACCTGAGCCAGATATACCCAGCCTATGACTCGATTACTTCTTGGCAACGAGAAATTCGCTTTAGCGATCGCCAAGTGGTGGTGAGTGACCAATGTGTTGTGGCAAATACTGTCTCTGCTATTTGGCAAATTAATTTGCCAGTAGAGCCAATCGTACAAGCTAATGGTTCGATACTCGCAGGTAACTTATTGATAACTCCAATTAGCCCCGCCAAACCTTCGGTGAAAATCGTGAATTGGCAGGACGTGGATGCAAAAGAGTACCTAGAACCACGCTATAAGTTAGAGCTAGAAAGTGCTGACTGTAGCTACCAAGTGCAGTTAGACATAGTCAATTAG
- a CDS encoding GlcG/HbpS family heme-binding protein codes for MDISFDHASTLIQQALSLASQQQVNIAVAVVDAHGELVSFARMDGVAFHAAVLAQNKAYTSARDRQPTANLAAWAQDTGKDLGYWSDPRFTGIAGGVPIYLQGQVVGAIGVSGMSEQDDAALAQATIDALA; via the coding sequence ATGGATATTAGTTTTGATCATGCCAGTACTTTAATTCAGCAAGCTTTGAGCTTAGCCAGTCAGCAGCAAGTAAATATTGCAGTGGCTGTCGTAGATGCCCACGGCGAATTGGTGAGTTTTGCGCGCATGGATGGGGTCGCTTTTCATGCCGCGGTGTTGGCGCAAAACAAGGCTTACACCTCGGCGCGTGATCGCCAGCCCACGGCAAACTTGGCAGCTTGGGCTCAAGATACAGGTAAAGACCTTGGGTATTGGAGTGATCCCCGTTTTACTGGTATTGCAGGTGGTGTCCCTATTTATTTGCAAGGGCAAGTAGTTGGTGCAATTGGTGTCAGCGGCATGAGTGAGCAAGACGATGCCGCTTTGGCGCAGGCGACTATTGATGCTTTAGCCTAA
- the trxC gene encoding thioredoxin TrxC, with protein MSESLIVICPSCKAGNRLPLSRMGEQAKCGKCSQALFNGQPIEADEASFARHISGDLPVVVDFWAPWCGPCKSMAPAYQQTAEQFAHKAQFLKVNTEEQQALAQRYQIRSIPTLMCFRGGKLLGQQAGALPAQAMQQWIEPFIQS; from the coding sequence ATGTCTGAATCGTTAATAGTTATTTGCCCAAGCTGTAAAGCGGGTAACCGTTTGCCTCTATCACGTATGGGGGAGCAAGCTAAATGTGGTAAATGTAGCCAAGCCTTGTTTAATGGCCAGCCTATTGAGGCTGATGAGGCGAGTTTTGCCCGCCACATTAGTGGTGATTTACCGGTAGTGGTCGATTTTTGGGCACCGTGGTGTGGCCCTTGTAAAAGCATGGCGCCGGCTTACCAGCAAACAGCGGAGCAATTTGCCCATAAAGCGCAGTTTTTAAAAGTGAATACTGAAGAGCAACAAGCGCTAGCGCAGCGCTATCAAATTCGCTCTATCCCTACGTTAATGTGTTTTAGAGGCGGTAAACTACTTGGCCAACAAGCGGGTGCTTTACCTGCACAAGCGATGCAGCAATGGATTGAGCCGTTTATACAGTCTTAA